The genomic window TACATCTGTAAGGAATGTGGCAAAGCCTTCAACTGCCACTCAACACTAATTCAACATCAGCAAACGCATAATGGAGAGAGaccttacaaatgtaaagaatgtggtaAAACTTTGAAGTATCACTCATCATTCAACGGACATGGGAACATTCATACAGGAGAAAATccttacatacataaaatatgtggGATGGCCCTTACCCAACACTCACCCCTTACTGAACATCGcagaattcacactggagagaaatcTTTGAAATATCAACAATGTGGGAAATCCTTTAACTGGCCTTCAGGCCTTCCTCGACATCACAGAATTCGTACTAGAGAGAAATcttaccaatgtaaagaatgtggcaggGCCTTTAAATGGCCCTCAGACCTTAAACAACATCACagaatccatactggagagaaaccttaccaatgtaaagaatgtggcaaagcctttaCCCGGCCCTCAGCCCTTAATCAACATCATAGAatccacacaggagagaaaccttaccaatgtaaagaatgtggcaaggcctttgcCCATCACTCAAAGCTTACtaaacatcacagaattcatactggaaaGAAACCTcaccaatgtaaagaatgtggcaagaaCTTTAAGAACCACTCACGCCTTACTCAACATCTCagaatccatactggagagaaatgttaccaatgtaaagaatgtggcaggGCCTTTAAATGGCCCTCCGAACTTAAACATCACagaatccacactggagagaaaccttaccaatgtaaagaatgtggcaaggccttttcCTGGACCTCAAACCTTAATCGCCATTACAGAATCCATACTGGCGAGAAACCTcaccaatgtaaagaatgtggcaaggcctttaccCATCACTCAAAGCTTACtaaacatcacagaattcatacttgACAGAAACATTAACAATGTAATGAATGTAATAAGGTCTTTAATCACTCTTCAACCTTTACTCAttatcacagaattcatactggaatACATCTTCCAAATTTaagaaatttgggaaatgttttgTGGACTGCTCACCCCTTACTTCACATTGGAAAGTTTATACTGGAGAACAACCACTGAATACTAAAGAATGTGGTCAGGCTTTTAAACAATGCTAAACCCTGACTCCTGATCAGAGAAGGTATAGTGGGGGAAGATTTTGCAAATACACAGAATTTGGTAAGCTTATAAATCAGAGGTGAATCTTCATTctacatcacagaattcataccggagaaaaaacttaaaatgtgagGAATGTGGTAAAACTTTTACAACTGCTCAACCCTACTCACCATCACAGACTTTATACTGAAGAGAAACATTACAGAGGTACAGAATGTGTCCAACCaaagctggaactcacaacttACTCAACATCATAGCTATCTTTCAGGAGAGAAACTAACATGTAGAAAAAGTTGCAATGATTTTGAGTGGAATTTGATCCTTAATCAGTATCCCAGAGTGCACATGAGATTTAAATCCTACAGAAATAATGAATGAGAAAAGGCCTTCATAGTAAATGAACACTTTAGCCAACACGAGACAGGGCATAAAAGAAGGTAACTTGgaagatataaatatttagaaaaagattTAATTGAACATCAAATGTCAATAAATGCCACAGAATTCACAGGAGAAAGTACTACATCAGTCTCTCTATTTAGATATACATCAAAATACTGATAATAAGGAATAATACAAAGTTAAGCTTAATGTATAGGCTGTTATGCTTCAAAAGATTAAATGGATCAATTTTTGCATAGCATCATTAATTTCAGAGTGTGCTCTGTTTTTTCCCACCTCAACCCTATCCGACACTTGTGACTAGCAAATACTAATATATTTCTACTCTCAAATtactttcaaaattcattttttgtgAGTGGTTTCAGAAAATTATGTGGTTGATGTTGATGCATCAAAGATACAACATGCCCTTCTTCATTTGGTGTGACTCGTGTGTCATTTCCCATGGAAGTTGAAGGACAACACaatacacaatatataaagaaaatctccATGGAGATGCTGTTTTTGGTGAAGACATTGATGTCAGTTCTCATGACACAGGTGTTGAGAACATCATTCTTTTCCccatattaaaactaaaaatctttaaggaaattttttatttttttttttgaaaaagacagagacggagagcaagcagggaaggggcagagagagagggagacacagaatcggaagtaggtttcaggctctgagctctcagcacagagcctgacgcggcgctcgaacttaccgcgagatcatgacctgagctgtagtcagtcgcccaactgactgaggcacccaggcgccccaaactaaAAATCTCCTTGAATATTATAGAGAAAGTAATTTCCCAGCTGGTCTTTAAGGAAACAAGAGGTGGCAGTGCAGTGAAGCACTGGTATATCTTCATCACAGCAATAGTTAGAGAATGTCAGTTGGTGTGGTTGAAATGATGAAATCTTCAGAGATATTAGAAAGAGCATAACCAACTCTTTCCCACAATGCATACagttacacatacacatttttaaagaattacctCAGGCCGGAAAATTATGGAAGTGTCTATTCCCAATCATTTTATCAACAAGTACTTTCTGAAGGCTTGTATTCTAGACTTTGAACAATGGTAATAAAGTGATGGATTTGAAATGCATAACTTAGTCTATGTGTGAACttaatacattttcattaataaaacatAATTGTCTTTAATGATGTGTACAGAGTGAAGTGTTATCCCAATACCAGTGTTAACTTATCTCATATTATTAAGTGTTGTAGGAAAGGGAAAGTAAGAAAATGTAAAGATCTCTTTCCAGTGTACAGTGGGAACCCAAAGTGACTCCCTTTTGAAACTCCGAAGTCACAGGCAGCTCTTGGTGGCATCATCTGATGAATAAATGTCATGGAAATAAGGAATTGGCAAATGTGGTGAGTTTCTGAGGATTCGGGAAGTgctatttaatcttcatgactTAATTGAATTCCTGTGTGTTACTGAGAAGAATGACAATGATTACCGTGACTGCCCAGGCCTTGATCAGTGACAGTTACGGAGGCGGGCCTATTGGATGATGTAATAATCATCACAGGCATAGCTTTAAAATGTCACATGTTACAGTAGATACTGGAGAGGATGCTCAAAGGGCCTATACACGGGAATAGGTTCAAGACAGTGACCTGATGAGATTTATTAGAAAGCCGTATTATTGGAACTGTTTTAGTTCTCTGAAGCAGGGGTTGTAGACCATCTACAAAGTCTCATAGCAAGCAGGGAATTTTACGGGGGAGTCACAGAACTACTGAGCATTGATAGGTAGGGGAAGCAGTGCTACAGTCCTGAATGATTCTCGATATGATCTCAGGACTTGCAGGCATTAGAAAAGGCCACTGTCTACCACGGTTAAACTTGATCTTTTAGTAACATTGGGTTCCTTCTTTCCCCAGCATCGGTGGTCTGTTGAAATCTCAAGGAAGCTACTATTAGTCAAGCCATAAGCTAGAGAACAGAGATCAGTGAGTTAGATGTATGTACCCATTACAGTATTTGGAACAGTTCTAGTCTGAGGAAGTCTGTATTTGGAAAGTAACATAAGTTAAGGCTGTGTTTACTGAGTTTATACTCTGTTCACACACAGGTCGCATGGTGTTGTGGTGGGTACCTCAGGAACATGTATGTGAGTTAATCATCATACTTTAGGACTTGAAAATAGGTGTCCCATATTTCCTCCAGAATATAGATCCTGTGTCCtgcctttctgtttatttttctttcataacatGGATTGCATGAAAGAGCTAAATATGGTTTGGAAGAATATACAAAAGCATGAATTGGAACCTCAGAGAAAGTTCTCATTGTTCACCAAGAATCAAGTTGGCATGaggtaaacagaaaatcaaatttaatagtatATGTGTGGAGACCACAAACACAGGAAAattgcaaaggaaggaaaagtaaggtATATATGTCTTTGAAGAGGAaacaaggagaaggggaagaaggaaggaagaggagggaagaatcAGAAGTCTGGGGCCTCCAAGGGAAAGAATgtaattcacaggaagatgaaaaagtacaTATTTGGTAAGCAATTATTTTGTGGGCCACTCTGAGACAATAGGACAGAAACCTTTGTTCACATAGTCCTTAGTGGGTTCCTCCCTGTCGACCATACCTAGCTTCTATCCTAATGTGGTCATGTATGGTGATTGCTCTCATCCTAGGCAGCTTttctatgtatattatttttagagagtggggaaaagtaaacatttttcatgAAATCGCTTAATTTTGATTGCTTATTAACTCTAATCTTCCTGCCAAAGTGGTCCATCATAGAGAAGCCTGGGTGTAGCTCATAGAAACTGGAGGATATTTTGTTGAATTAAGTAAGaattgcacagaaaaaaaaaaatactgtatggaATCACATGGAGTCTGAACTAAGtcaaaatcagggcacctgggtgtctcaactGGCTAATtgccaactttggttcaggtcatgaccttgtggttcatgagtttcagccccgttGGGCTCCTGGGCTTACATTGTGGACCTTGCTTggtatttttcctctctcctccctctgctcctccccactcatgctttctctagTTAACTTTCCTTCAACTTGAAGCACAACTGATACATTCTTGAGACTTGCAGAGAATGACATTCCTCTAGGAATTCCTAGGAATCCTAGGAATGCCttaatttaatgcttttttaGAGGTAAAGAGTCCCTTTACCTTGACAATAGCCAGACTTGCAAGATCCTATTGGTTTTCTTTAACACATGAAAATTCCTTTAGAAATTACGTCTTTCTCCccaaattaaaagtatataatcaatgTCCTCTCAAAATGACTGTGTAGATCTTCCTGCCCAGGAGACTACATGCTTTATTAAAAACTGCTTTTTGCACCCAAACATCTCAAGAATACTCCTTGGCCCCTCCAAACCCATATCACATCTGTTTCCACTGGTTAAGGAAGGGCTCACCTTTCTGTTGTAAGGATATTGACTGGTGGGAGTGGAGATTCTAAATCATCCCTCCACCCAGcatgttttaaattcatttcacATCAGGATTT from Panthera tigris isolate Pti1 chromosome E2, P.tigris_Pti1_mat1.1, whole genome shotgun sequence includes these protein-coding regions:
- the LOC107180533 gene encoding zinc finger protein 345-like, translating into MNTTIHAGQKGYICKECGKAFNCHSTLIQHQQTHNGERPYKCKECGKTLKYHSSFNGHGNIHTGENPYIHKICGMALTQHSPLTEHRRIHTGEKSLKYQQCGKSFNWPSGLPRHHRIRTREKSYQCKECGRAFKWPSDLKQHHRIHTGEKPYQCKECGKAFTRPSALNQHHRIHTGEKPYQCKECGKAFAHHSKLTKHHRIHTGKKPHQCKECGKNFKNHSRLTQHLRIHTGEKCYQCKECGRAFKWPSELKHHRIHTGEKPYQCKECGKAFSWTSNLNRHYRIHTGEKPHQCKECGKAFTHHSKLTKHHRIHT